One part of the Andrena cerasifolii isolate SP2316 chromosome 4, iyAndCera1_principal, whole genome shotgun sequence genome encodes these proteins:
- the Sf3b2 gene encoding splicing factor 3B subunit 2 translates to MENMPGNENQKMAHQIPPMMSLGPNSTLGVPGIDPPKTLPSLLSLKVSPPSELQNPNSSDDGGRDPDNDSMKLPAALEQALAFKTERAKEVGADPNDIGSLGKSPNHEAGGDEASQLDDVIIEPESTEKTDAKGNKTKKKKKKKRRKHTAGKESESKKDNIENSKPKNDLPEIEYIQEIPSVNDLEPMYRQFARIFEAFKLTEPEPKATEADKGEPIGQYPPVANLQTTGTIPSKVPPLDDFDDDANNPQQQQGGGENGAPRLSKRKLKRLTRLSVAELKQLVGRPDVVEMHDVTARDPKLLVQLKAHRNTVPVPRHWCFKRKYLQGKRGIEKPPFDLPDFIKRTGITEMRASLQERDDTRTLKAKMRERARPKLGKIDIDYQKLHDAFFKWQTKPRMTIHGDLYYEGKEFETRLKEKKPGELSDELRTALGMPVGPNCHKVPPPWLIAMQRYGPPPSYPNLKIPGLNAPIPEGCAFGYHAGGWGKPPVDETGRPLYGDVFGISRTPGGDAMDEEIDRGMWGEPESESSGDEDEDEDAEEGGEGEGEGKEGEGDASGLVTPGAEGLITPSGITSIPAGLETPETIELRKKKIESEMEGGDTPALYTVLQERRTEGLGASMMGSTHVYDMTGAAGGQAPPSVIAARRGVSGTTSDGRTEKDGAVELALDPSELDLDSEAMASRYEETMRSRQAHLRREDLSDMLQDHVQRQKSKRKRQQGQDSKASKKYKEFKF, encoded by the exons ATGGAGAATATGCCTGGAAATGAG AATCAAAAAATGGCACATCAGATACCACCTATGATGAGCTTGGGTCCAAACAGTACCCTTGGAGTCCCAGGAATAGATCCCCCTAAAACGTTACCCAGCTTGTTGAGCTTAAAAGTGAGCCCACCGAGCGAACTACAAAATCCTAATTCATCGGATGACGGCGGAAGAGACCCGGACAACGATTCGATGAAGCTACCCGCAGCTTTGGAGCAAGCACTGGCTTTTAAAACTGAGAGGGCTAAGGAAGTAGGAGCAGACCCTAACGATATAGGTTCTTTAGGAAAGTCACCTAATCACGAAGCCGGAGGCGACGAAGCGTCTCAGTTAGACGATGTTATAATCGAACCCGAATCTACAGAAAAGACAGACGCGAAAGGCAATAagacaaagaagaagaagaagaaaaagaggaggAAGCACACAGCGGGAAAAGAATCGGAGAGTAAAAAGGACAATATAGAGAACTCGAAACCGAAAAATGATTTGCCGGAAATTGAGTACATTCAGGAGATTCCAAGCGTTAATGACTTGGAGCCGATGTATCGTCAGTTCGCTAGAATTTTCGAAGCATTTAAGTTAACCGAACCCGAACCTAAAGCCACCGAAGCGGACAAAGGCGAACCAATAGGACAGTATCCACCAGTGGCGAATCTACAAACGACTGGTACGATACCCAGCAAAGTGCCGCCGCTGGATGATTTTGACGACGATGCGAATAATCCGCAGCAACAGCAAGGCGGAGGGGAGAACGGTGCTCCGCGTCTTTCCAAGAGGAAGTTAAAGAGATTGACGCGTTTGAGCGTCGCGGAATTGAAGCAACTTGTAGGACGTCCCGACGTCGTGGAGATGCATGACGTTACCGCCAGAGATCCGAAGCTCCTTGTACAGCTAAAAGCTCATCGTAATACAGTACCCGTTCCGAGGCACTGGTGTTTCAAAAGGAAATATTTGCAGGGCAAACGTGGTATAGAGAAGCCTCCTTTCGATCTGCCAGATTTTATAAAACGCACAGGCATCACAGAGATGAGGGCGAGTCTTCAAGAGAGAGATGATACGCGGACGTTGAAAGCTAAGATGCGGGAGAGGGCCAGGCCCAAGCTTGGCAAGATAGACATTGACTACCAAAAATTACACGACGCGTTCTTCAAGTGGCAGACTAAACCTCGTATGACAATTCATGGTGACCTTTATTACGAGGGGAAAGAATTCGAAACGCGTTTGAAAGAGAAGAAGCCTGGAGAGTTGTCTGATGAACTACGCACCGCGCTTGGTATGCCAGTGGGACCTAATTGTCACAAGGTACCACCACCGTGGCTCATCGCTATGCAACGTTATGGGCCGCCACCTAGCTATCCGAACTTAAAGATACCTGGCTTGAACGCGCCCATCCCGGAGGGATGCGCGTTTGGTTATCACGCTGGCGGTTGGGGAAAGCCTCCGGTGGATGAAACAGGAAGGCCCTTGTACGGAGATGTGTTCGGTATATCCCGCACTCCGGGTGGAGATGCCATGGACGAAGAAATTGACAGAGGCATGTGGGGCGAGCCTGAATCAGAATCTTCTGGAGACGAAGATGAGGATGAGGACGCGGAGGAAGGTGGTGAAGGCGAAGGGGAAGGGAAGGAAGGAGAGGGAGATGCCAGCGGCTTGGTTACGCCCGGCGCGGAAGGCTTAATAACACCAAGTGGAATCACATCGATCCCTGCAGGATTGGAAACTCCAGAGACGATTGAATTGAGGAAAAAGAAGATCGAAAGTGAAATGGAAGGAGGGGATACGCCTGCTTTGTACACAGTATTGCAAGAACGACGAACAGAAGGTCTCGGAGCAAGCATGATGGGTAGCACGCATGTGTACGACATGACGGGCGCAGCGGGAGGTCAAGCACCACCGTCCGTCATTGCTGCGCGCCGTGGGGTAAGTGGAACAACGTCTGATGGAAGAACGGAGAAGGATGGAGCTGTAGAGTTGGCACTGGACCCAAGCGAACTGGATCTGGACTCTGAAGCAATGGCATCTCGATACGAAGAGACTATGAGGTCACGGCAAGCTCACTTAAGAAGGGAAGACTTGTCAGACATGCTTCAAGATCACGTGCAACGACAAAAA aGTAAACGCAAGCGCCAGCAAGGTCAAGATTCGAAAGCTTCTAAGAAGTATaaggaatttaaattttaa